TGCAAACAAAAAAATAAACGAAGCAGTTGACAGAATAAACAGTGATAAAAGGTACTTTTTCATAAATTTGAAGTTTTAACTGTAATGGTTTTCTTTCCTTACAGTCGTATTCACAAATTTTTCATCACCCCAACCCTCATGATTCAGGAATTTTCCAAAATAGCAGTGATCGGTGCCGGTACGATGGGCAACGGAATCGCCCATGTATTTGCGCAGTATGGTTATTCGGTCAACCTTATCGATATTTCAGAAGCCGCCCTTCAGCACGGGCTCAACACTATTTCGGCCAATATGGACCGGCAGGTGAAAAAAGAAATTATCACCCCCGAAGAAAAAGCAGCGGCAATTGGCCGTATTCAGTCCATTACCTCTCTGGAGGCCGGCGTCAGAGACCGCGACCTGATTGTCGAAGCCGCCACGGAGAATGTCGCACTGAAGCTCAATATATTTCGGGACATGGACATATTTGCCCCGGCGCATGCCATTCTCGCTACCAATACATCTTCGATATCGATCACCCAGATTGCAGCGGCAACGCGGCGCAGCGACAAGGTGATCGGCATGCATTTTATGAATCCCGTGCCGATGATGAAGCTGGTGGAAATCATCAACGGCTATGATACTGCGGCAGAAGTTACCCAGGCGATAGTTTCCCTTTCAGAGGACCTTGGCAAAACCCCCGTTCCGGTCAACGACTATCCCGGCTTTATCGCCAACCGCATCCTGATGCCGATGATCAACGAAGCCATTTACGCCCATTTTGAAGGCGTGGCAGGTGTCGAGGAAATAGACGCCGTCATGAAATTGGGCATGGCCCACCCGATGGGACCGTTGCAACTGGCAGACTTCATCGGTCTGGACGTATGCCTGGCGATCATGGAAGTTCTCTTTCAGGGATTTGGCAACCCCAAATACGCCCCCTGTCCACTGCTCAAAAACATGGTGGCCGCCGGCCATCTCGGCAGAAAAACAGGCAGAGGATTTTATCAGTATTGAAGGTAAGGCCCGGTTGGGAAAGGCGCCTTGCGGCGCATCACTGACCGGCGGCTGAGGTTACTCGAAGCCCCGGTCGCACAACGCGCGCTGCGGCGCATTTCCGGTGGGTTCGAGAGCCTCACCCACCGGTTTTGGAGCGCCTTCCGGCGCATCACTGACCGGCGGCTGAGGTTACTCGAAGCCCCGGTCGCATGGGCGCGCATTGAATAAA
The Bacteroidia bacterium DNA segment above includes these coding regions:
- a CDS encoding 3-hydroxybutyryl-CoA dehydrogenase, with the protein product MIQEFSKIAVIGAGTMGNGIAHVFAQYGYSVNLIDISEAALQHGLNTISANMDRQVKKEIITPEEKAAAIGRIQSITSLEAGVRDRDLIVEAATENVALKLNIFRDMDIFAPAHAILATNTSSISITQIAAATRRSDKVIGMHFMNPVPMMKLVEIINGYDTAAEVTQAIVSLSEDLGKTPVPVNDYPGFIANRILMPMINEAIYAHFEGVAGVEEIDAVMKLGMAHPMGPLQLADFIGLDVCLAIMEVLFQGFGNPKYAPCPLLKNMVAAGHLGRKTGRGFYQY